The following are encoded in a window of Aromatoleum petrolei genomic DNA:
- a CDS encoding glycosyltransferase family 39 protein, which translates to MSARAVVPGASAASAGLLPPRLAFRLALLVFAVLGAYVLFAFDQHGISNDEEVQHVYGRLLLDFYASGFADRSAFAYKNLYLYGGLFDLIAATLERVVPMNVWDLRHLLSAAFGLLGLAGTWLLARLLLGEAAGLVALVLLALTGAWSGAMFTHTKDVPFATTMVWALYFTTRFASRLPAVKAGDVVGLGVAVGCAFGLRVGAVFAVFYLGVAVLAVAWLNGADLRARLAVLRRAILALLPAAVLAFALLGLFWPWAVQSGGNLVKAMTTFSRFSFELYTILDGAVMKNGEVPGRYLASYLLVRLPELFLLGVALAVLSALRTLPRLFASEEGRREALRWLPVTLAAAFPLAYTLLAAPPLYNGIRHFTFLLPPLAVLAAAGLVATAARLARVSAMRLMAAGVCALLAVTHLVTLVRLHPYEYVAYNGLTGGLRGTEGRWEQDYWGDALREAAGLLNARVAAEGRAPRTWTVAVCAESVQGSAWLAPGLEVTRDWRAADFFLSPTHMDCDTAVKGEVIGEVVREGVALAVVRDRRKLVGADREPRPPR; encoded by the coding sequence GTGAGCGCTCGCGCCGTCGTTCCGGGCGCGTCCGCCGCGTCCGCGGGCCTGCTGCCGCCACGGCTCGCCTTCCGCCTCGCGCTGCTCGTGTTCGCCGTCCTCGGCGCCTATGTGCTGTTCGCGTTCGACCAGCACGGCATCAGCAACGACGAGGAGGTGCAGCACGTCTACGGGCGCCTGCTGCTCGATTTCTACGCTTCGGGCTTCGCCGACCGCAGCGCCTTCGCCTACAAGAACCTTTATCTCTACGGGGGCCTCTTCGACCTGATTGCCGCGACGCTGGAGCGCGTCGTGCCGATGAACGTGTGGGACCTGCGCCACCTGCTGTCCGCGGCCTTCGGCCTGCTGGGTTTGGCCGGCACCTGGCTGCTCGCGCGCCTGCTGCTGGGCGAGGCCGCAGGGCTGGTCGCGCTGGTGCTGCTCGCCCTCACCGGCGCGTGGTCGGGCGCGATGTTCACGCATACCAAGGACGTGCCCTTCGCGACCACGATGGTGTGGGCGTTGTACTTCACGACGCGCTTCGCAAGCCGCCTGCCGGCGGTGAAGGCGGGCGATGTCGTCGGCCTCGGCGTCGCGGTCGGCTGCGCCTTCGGCCTGCGCGTGGGCGCCGTGTTCGCGGTCTTCTACCTCGGCGTCGCCGTGCTCGCGGTGGCCTGGCTGAACGGCGCAGATCTGCGCGCGCGGCTTGCCGTGCTGCGGCGCGCGATCCTGGCGCTGCTGCCCGCGGCGGTGCTCGCGTTCGCGCTGCTGGGCCTCTTCTGGCCGTGGGCCGTGCAGTCGGGCGGCAACCTCGTGAAGGCGATGACGACTTTCTCGCGCTTCTCCTTCGAGCTCTACACGATTCTCGACGGCGCGGTGATGAAGAACGGCGAGGTCCCCGGCCGTTATCTCGCGAGCTACCTGCTCGTGCGCCTGCCCGAGTTGTTCCTGCTCGGCGTCGCGCTCGCCGTGCTGAGTGCGCTGCGCACGCTCCCGCGCCTGTTCGCGTCGGAAGAGGGGCGCCGCGAGGCACTGCGCTGGCTGCCGGTGACGCTCGCGGCCGCCTTCCCGCTCGCCTACACGCTGCTCGCGGCCCCGCCGCTCTACAACGGCATCCGGCACTTCACCTTCCTCCTGCCGCCGCTGGCGGTGCTCGCCGCCGCGGGACTCGTCGCGACCGCGGCGCGCCTTGCGCGCGTGTCGGCCATGCGCCTGATGGCTGCGGGCGTCTGTGCGCTGCTTGCGGTCACGCATCTCGTGACGCTCGTGCGCCTGCATCCGTACGAGTACGTCGCCTACAATGGCCTCACCGGCGGCCTGCGCGGCACCGAAGGGCGCTGGGAGCAGGACTACTGGGGCGACGCGCTGCGCGAGGCAGCGGGCCTCCTGAACGCCCGCGTCGCGGCCGAGGGAAGGGCGCCGCGCACCTGGACCGTCGCCGTGTGCGCCGAATCGGTGCAAGGCTCGGCGTGGCTCGCGCCGGGGTTGGAGGTCACGCGCGACTGGCGCGCGGCCGACTTCTTCCTCTCTCCGACGCACATGGACTGCGACACGGCGGTGAAGGGGGAGGTCATCGGTGAAGTGGTGCGCGAAGGCGTTGCCCTGGCCGTCGTGCGCGACCGGCGCAAGCTCGTCGGCGCGGATCGCGAACCGCGCCCGCCGCGATGA
- a CDS encoding GtrA family protein produces the protein MNVRGRLRGHAGRILRFAAVGAVGTAAHYALLLALVEGAGVDPIAGSVAGFLLGALVNYTMNRTLVFRSDRAHVEALPRFLAIAGMGLCWNALLMYLFVDLFGVHYLLAQIVTTGILLGWHYVGNALWTFRKRPAGTRSEQ, from the coding sequence ATGAACGTGCGCGGTCGTCTGCGCGGTCACGCCGGCCGCATCCTGCGCTTTGCCGCCGTCGGCGCGGTCGGCACTGCAGCCCATTACGCGCTGCTGCTCGCGCTGGTCGAAGGCGCGGGCGTCGATCCGATCGCCGGGTCTGTCGCCGGATTCCTCCTCGGGGCGCTCGTGAACTACACGATGAACCGCACCCTCGTGTTCCGCTCCGACCGCGCCCACGTCGAGGCCCTGCCGCGATTCCTCGCGATCGCCGGGATGGGTCTGTGCTGGAATGCGCTGCTGATGTACCTGTTCGTCGACCTCTTCGGCGTGCACTACCTGCTCGCTCAGATCGTCACGACCGGCATCCTGCTGGGCTGGCACTACGTCGGCAACGCGCTGTGGACCTTCCGCAAGCGCCCTGCCGGTACGCGCAGCGAGCAGTAA
- a CDS encoding RluA family pseudouridine synthase: MPHLEPRIVYADDYIIVAEKPAGLLSVPGRGEHKQDCLIARVQKTYPDARIVHRLDYDTSGLIVLARGAEMHRRLSMAFEKREVDKRYFALVHGHVLSQDGEVDLPLIVDWPNRPRQMVDPVNGRRALTNYRVVERSGMGAEAVSRVELEPVTGRSHQLRVHMMTIGHAILGDSLYAPPESAERHLRLHLHAAMLAFDHPQTKQRMQFVSPVPF; encoded by the coding sequence GTGCCGCATCTCGAACCCCGGATCGTCTACGCCGACGACTACATCATCGTCGCCGAAAAGCCCGCAGGCCTGCTGTCCGTGCCGGGGCGCGGCGAGCACAAGCAGGACTGCCTCATTGCGCGCGTCCAGAAGACCTACCCGGACGCCCGCATCGTCCATCGCCTCGACTACGACACCTCGGGCCTGATCGTCCTCGCGCGCGGTGCGGAGATGCACCGCCGCCTCAGCATGGCCTTCGAGAAGCGCGAGGTGGACAAGCGCTACTTTGCGCTCGTGCACGGCCACGTGCTGTCGCAGGACGGCGAGGTCGATCTGCCGCTGATCGTCGACTGGCCGAACCGGCCGCGCCAGATGGTGGATCCCGTGAACGGCCGGCGCGCGCTGACCAACTACCGCGTCGTCGAGCGCAGCGGCATGGGGGCGGAAGCCGTCTCGCGCGTCGAGCTCGAACCCGTCACCGGGCGCTCGCACCAGCTGCGCGTGCACATGATGACGATCGGTCACGCGATCCTCGGCGATTCGCTCTACGCCCCGCCCGAAAGCGCCGAACGCCACCTGCGGCTGCACCTGCACGCAGCGATGCTCGCCTTCGACCACCCGCAGACCAAGCAGCGCATGCAGTTCGTGAGCCCCGTGCCGTTCTGA
- the ychF gene encoding redox-regulated ATPase YchF, protein MSLKCGIVGLPNVGKSTLFNALTKAGIEAANYPFCTIEPNVGIVEVPDPRLAALSEIVKPQKIQPAIVEFVDIAGLVAGASKGEGLGNQFLANIRETDAIVHVVRCFADDNVVHVSGTVDPIRDIEVIDTELALADMATVEKAVNRYKRPAAAGDKDAKVLVAVLEKCLAQLNEAKPVRALDLSKEEWASLKPFCLITAKPVLYAANVAEDGFENNPHLDAVRAHAKAEGAEVVALCAAIEAEIADLDDADKKDFLESMGLEEPGLDRLIRAGYKLLGLQTYFTAGVKEVRAWTIHVGDTAPQAAGVIHTDFERGFIRAQTIAYDDFIAYKGEAGAKEAGKMRAEGKEYVVRDGDVLNFLFNV, encoded by the coding sequence ATGAGCCTCAAATGCGGCATCGTCGGCCTGCCCAACGTCGGCAAGTCGACCCTGTTCAACGCCCTCACGAAAGCCGGCATCGAAGCGGCCAATTATCCGTTCTGCACCATCGAGCCGAACGTCGGCATCGTCGAGGTGCCGGACCCCCGCCTTGCCGCGCTGTCGGAGATCGTCAAGCCGCAGAAGATCCAGCCCGCGATCGTCGAGTTCGTCGATATCGCCGGCCTGGTCGCCGGCGCCTCCAAGGGCGAAGGCCTGGGCAACCAGTTCCTCGCCAACATCCGCGAGACCGATGCGATCGTGCACGTCGTGCGCTGTTTCGCCGACGACAACGTCGTGCATGTCTCCGGCACCGTCGACCCGATCCGCGACATCGAGGTCATCGACACCGAACTGGCGCTCGCCGACATGGCGACGGTCGAGAAGGCCGTCAACCGCTACAAGCGGCCCGCCGCGGCGGGCGACAAGGACGCGAAGGTCCTCGTCGCGGTGCTGGAGAAGTGCCTCGCCCAACTGAACGAGGCGAAGCCGGTGCGCGCGCTCGACCTCAGCAAGGAAGAGTGGGCCAGCCTCAAGCCCTTCTGCCTGATCACCGCGAAGCCCGTGCTGTACGCCGCGAACGTCGCCGAGGACGGCTTCGAGAACAATCCGCACCTCGACGCCGTGCGTGCCCACGCGAAGGCCGAGGGCGCCGAGGTCGTCGCGCTGTGCGCCGCGATCGAGGCCGAGATCGCCGACCTCGACGACGCCGACAAGAAGGACTTCCTCGAGTCGATGGGCCTCGAGGAACCCGGCCTGGACCGCCTGATCCGCGCCGGCTACAAGCTGCTGGGCCTGCAGACCTATTTCACCGCGGGCGTGAAGGAAGTGCGCGCCTGGACGATCCACGTCGGCGACACCGCGCCGCAGGCCGCAGGCGTGATCCACACCGACTTCGAGCGCGGCTTCATCCGCGCGCAGACCATCGCCTACGACGACTTCATCGCCTACAAGGGCGAAGCGGGCGCCAAGGAAGCGGGCAAGATGCGCGCGGAAGGCAAGGAATACGTAGTCAGGGACGGCGACGTGCTGAACTTCCTGTTCAACGTCTGA
- the pth gene encoding aminoacyl-tRNA hydrolase: MSAAAPRLIVGLGNPGAEYTETRHNAGFWFCERLADALGVRFSHESRFHGLVANAREAGVWLLMPQTFMNRSGQAIGALARFYRITPAEILVVHDELDIPPGQLRLKFGGGLGGHNGLKDTSAHLGTNDYWRLRIGIGHPGDRNEVVNFVLKPARREEQTLIDEAMERALATWPTIARGDWNAAGTRLNARPAAPKPAKPKEGPSS, translated from the coding sequence ATGAGCGCCGCAGCACCGCGTCTCATCGTCGGCCTCGGCAATCCCGGCGCCGAATACACCGAGACCCGGCACAATGCCGGGTTTTGGTTTTGTGAGCGCCTCGCCGACGCGCTCGGCGTGCGTTTCAGCCACGAATCGCGCTTCCACGGCCTGGTCGCCAATGCCCGCGAAGCCGGCGTCTGGCTGCTGATGCCGCAGACCTTCATGAACCGCTCGGGCCAAGCCATCGGCGCGCTCGCGCGCTTCTACCGCATCACCCCGGCCGAGATTCTCGTCGTTCATGATGAACTCGACATCCCCCCCGGCCAGCTGCGCCTGAAATTCGGCGGCGGCCTGGGCGGACACAACGGCCTGAAGGACACCTCTGCCCACCTCGGCACGAACGACTACTGGCGCCTGCGTATCGGTATCGGCCACCCGGGCGACCGCAACGAGGTCGTGAACTTCGTGCTGAAGCCCGCACGACGCGAGGAGCAGACGCTCATCGACGAGGCCATGGAACGCGCGCTCGCGACCTGGCCGACGATCGCACGCGGCGACTGGAACGCCGCCGGTACCCGGCTGAATGCCCGGCCGGCCGCACCGAAGCCTGCAAAACCCAAGGAAGGACCCAGTTCATGA
- a CDS encoding 50S ribosomal protein L25/general stress protein Ctc has translation MQIEFKATKRVEQGTGASRRLRRAGQIPGIIYGSGEAQAIALDHNELYHLLRKEAFHASILSVNVEGAKQTVLLRDTQWHPFRQQVLHLDFQRVDASQKIHLKVPLHFANGDVSPAVKLGGCMISHTITEVDVSCLPGNLPEFVVVDLANLQAGESIHVSQLPLPAGVELVAHGEGDPVVATAVTVKGAVAEEGAEGEAA, from the coding sequence ATGCAAATCGAATTCAAGGCCACCAAGCGCGTGGAACAGGGCACGGGTGCGAGCCGCCGCCTGCGTCGCGCCGGCCAGATCCCGGGCATCATCTACGGTTCGGGCGAAGCCCAGGCCATCGCGCTGGACCACAACGAGCTGTACCACCTGCTGCGCAAGGAAGCCTTCCATGCATCGATCCTGTCGGTGAATGTCGAGGGCGCGAAGCAGACCGTCCTGCTGCGTGACACCCAGTGGCACCCGTTCCGCCAGCAAGTCCTGCACCTGGACTTCCAGCGCGTCGATGCGAGCCAGAAGATCCACCTGAAGGTGCCGCTGCACTTCGCGAACGGCGACGTCAGCCCGGCCGTCAAGCTCGGCGGCTGCATGATCTCGCACACCATCACCGAAGTCGATGTCTCGTGCCTGCCGGGCAACCTGCCGGAATTCGTCGTAGTCGACCTCGCAAACCTGCAGGCCGGCGAGTCGATCCACGTGTCGCAGCTCCCGCTGCCGGCCGGCGTCGAGCTGGTTGCACACGGCGAAGGCGACCCGGTCGTCGCGACCGCCGTCACCGTCAAGGGCGCTGTCGCTGAAGAAGGCGCCGAAGGCGAAGCTGCCTGA